A DNA window from Pedomonas mirosovicensis contains the following coding sequences:
- a CDS encoding 2OG-Fe(II) oxygenase yields MADRPPAPDPRVNAALAAFQRGAAREAVPLMREAALDGVPLAQLAVAEWLATGSRLPRDPTKALEMARHAAESGLPPAMQLYACLLRWEAPDGDGVEADRWTRRAAENGDPSAQAEVNLWPLRDAPLPEPESLHDAPRISALPGLVPSAICQHVLRAAQPQVRPAQVFDPKTGQSRPHPVRRAHNMNFGPTLYDSIIAWVNRRIAHASGTNAAQGEPLAILAYAPGGEYRPHLDCLPPNAARPEDRLQESGQRIKTLLIALNDGYTGGETAFTELNLRWRGRVGDALLFVNVTDNGAPEPLSRHAGTPVTQGQKWLASRWIRERPFQA; encoded by the coding sequence GCGGCGCGCGAGGCCGTGCCCCTGATGCGGGAAGCAGCTCTAGACGGCGTGCCGCTGGCCCAGCTGGCGGTGGCCGAGTGGCTGGCGACCGGCAGCCGCCTTCCCCGTGATCCCACGAAAGCCCTCGAGATGGCGCGACACGCCGCCGAAAGCGGCCTGCCGCCCGCCATGCAGCTTTACGCCTGCCTGCTGCGCTGGGAAGCCCCGGATGGCGACGGGGTGGAAGCCGATCGCTGGACCCGTCGCGCGGCGGAAAACGGCGACCCATCGGCGCAGGCGGAGGTGAACCTCTGGCCCCTGCGCGACGCGCCCCTGCCGGAGCCCGAAAGCCTTCACGATGCGCCCCGCATCAGCGCCCTGCCCGGCCTCGTGCCCTCAGCCATCTGCCAGCACGTGCTGCGCGCCGCCCAGCCGCAGGTGCGGCCCGCCCAGGTATTCGACCCCAAAACCGGCCAGTCCCGCCCCCACCCCGTTCGCCGGGCGCACAACATGAACTTCGGCCCCACCCTCTATGACTCCATCATTGCGTGGGTGAACCGCCGCATCGCGCACGCCTCCGGCACCAATGCCGCACAGGGCGAGCCGCTCGCCATCCTCGCCTACGCGCCCGGCGGGGAATACCGCCCCCATCTCGACTGCCTGCCGCCCAATGCCGCCCGCCCCGAGGACCGGCTTCAGGAGAGCGGCCAGCGCATCAAGACCCTGCTCATCGCGCTGAACGACGGCTACACGGGCGGCGAGACCGCCTTCACCGAGCTGAACCTCCGCTGGCGCGGCCGGGTGGGCGATGCCCTCCTGTTCGTCAACGTGACTGATAACGGCGCGCCCGAACCCCTCTCCCGCCACGCCGGAACCCCGGTCACGCAGGGGCAGAAATGGCTCGCCTCCCGCTGGATCCGCGAGCGTCCGTTCCAGGCTTGA